From Papaver somniferum cultivar HN1 unplaced genomic scaffold, ASM357369v1 unplaced-scaffold_16, whole genome shotgun sequence, a single genomic window includes:
- the LOC113337432 gene encoding uncharacterized protein LOC113337432: MHISATSINPTEVQGYLAGIEPLNGTNYLKWRSHMDIVLGYLEYDITFREPMPQKPVDSFNRSEKQSFYKWEKANIMSVMIIRDAIPDAIRGGITMKNTAKEQLDVIKSQFMSSAKSMVGAHMSQLKSILYSGYGSVRDHILQMADLIYKLRGLDMNLNDDYLVQLAINSLPEKFETFKINYNICERKWDVNELIAHCVQEEEMKRRETKEYTHFASAGSSKQSFNKLGKNKKPQEQKKETPNDESEVNKG; encoded by the coding sequence ATGCAtatttcagctacttcaattaatCCTACAGAAGTTCAAGGTTACttggctggtattgagccactaAATGGCACTAACTATCTCAAATGGAGGTCGCATATGGATATAGTTCTTGGTTACTTGGAGTATGATATTACTTTCAGAGAACCAATGCCTCAAAAGCCTGTAGATAGTTTTAATAGAAGTGAAAAACAGAGTTTCTACAAGTGGGAAAAGGCAAATATAATGAGTGTTATGATCATTCGAGATGCAATTCCAGATGCAATTAGAGGTGGAATTACGATGAAAAACACGGCCAAAGAGCAGTTGGATGTTATTAAGTCACAATTTATGAGTTCGGCAAAGTCTATGGTTGGTGCTCATATGAGTCAGCTGAAATCAATATTGTATAGTGGATATGGCAGTGTTCGAGATCACATACTACAAATGGCAGATCTAATATACAAGTTACGAGGTCTGGATATGAACCTAAATGATGATTATCTAGTGCAACTCGCAATAAATTCACTTCCAGAAAAGTTTGAGACTTTCAAGATCAACTATAATATTTGTGAAAGAAAATGGGATGTAAACGAGTTAATCGCTCATTGTGTGCAAGAAGAGGAAATGAAGCGACGTGAAACTAAAGAATACACACACTTTGCATCAGCTGGTTCTAGTAAGCAAAgtttcaacaaattaggaaagAATAAGAAACCTCAGGAACAGAAAAAAGAAACACCAAATGATGAGTCTGAAGTTAATAAGGGGTAA